The following coding sequences lie in one Filimonas effusa genomic window:
- a CDS encoding MauE/DoxX family redox-associated membrane protein, with amino-acid sequence MKLKKVIVELIVILYASLFIYTAISKLMDYDLSREQLATMPLVGPISGVVVWLLPVSEILLALLIFWPQSRLKGLYLGTSLMLTFTLYVAYLMKFHNSTPCTCGGFLQSLSWPQHLLFNTGFVLIGCIAIFLEHKSKERSKITNQPAFN; translated from the coding sequence ATGAAACTAAAAAAAGTAATTGTCGAATTAATAGTCATTTTATATGCCTCTCTTTTTATTTATACAGCTATAAGTAAATTAATGGATTATGACTTATCAAGAGAGCAGCTAGCTACAATGCCACTAGTTGGACCTATATCCGGAGTAGTAGTATGGCTACTACCTGTTTCTGAAATTCTGCTAGCACTATTAATATTCTGGCCTCAAAGCAGACTGAAAGGACTATATCTTGGCACAAGTCTAATGTTAACATTCACTCTATACGTAGCTTATCTAATGAAGTTTCACAATAGCACACCCTGTACATGCGGTGGTTTTTTACAGTCACTTTCATGGCCGCAACATCTTTTATTCAATACTGGATTTGTATTGATTGGATGTATTGCTATTTTTCTTGAACACAAAAGCAAGGAAAGATCTAAAATTACAAACCAGCCTGCTTTCAACTAA
- a CDS encoding helix-turn-helix domain-containing protein: MEISYTSDTRYDIGEPVAVPAELKKYELSWANSSSCKKYPCGYVYTQIFQCARFDMTLRTYRMNEADRFYAIEDAPSIYLYFIIKGTFISQHSPTLSTVFENKTCGLQYVPKNTKLMRLDAGVHQLLCFRLRPGYAMDIAESACILSVIKQLLEQAPLQDQSILHTGINTSINQELIRILHTGGESSYKLFKLYSVVDHLIAQVIHIMEASKNDAYEEMLYLLENIRYAIIEAPHNADHQLKHLAKQYNIDARELSRCYRKRYNEYLEETVRENLMIKAMAMITETRTSFEEISMQLGYADRRVFSRAIKRELGLTPDELRKKHRQPQVNTTTQMLPTIV; the protein is encoded by the coding sequence ATGGAAATCAGTTACACTTCGGACACGAGGTATGATATCGGGGAACCGGTAGCAGTACCCGCCGAATTAAAAAAGTACGAGTTAAGCTGGGCCAACAGCAGTTCGTGCAAAAAGTACCCTTGTGGTTACGTTTACACCCAAATTTTTCAATGCGCCCGATTTGACATGACGCTTCGGACTTACCGGATGAATGAAGCAGATCGATTCTATGCTATTGAAGACGCGCCATCCATTTATCTTTATTTTATTATTAAAGGTACGTTTATCAGCCAGCATAGCCCTACCTTGTCGACTGTATTCGAAAACAAAACCTGTGGCTTACAATATGTACCCAAGAACACCAAACTAATGCGGCTGGATGCCGGAGTACACCAGTTGCTTTGTTTCCGGCTGAGGCCTGGTTATGCCATGGATATAGCAGAAAGTGCCTGTATACTGTCTGTCATCAAACAATTGCTGGAGCAAGCCCCTTTGCAGGATCAATCCATTTTACATACGGGGATCAATACCAGCATCAACCAGGAGCTGATACGCATTTTACATACCGGTGGCGAAAGCAGTTATAAACTATTCAAGCTTTATAGCGTGGTTGACCATTTGATTGCGCAAGTCATACATATTATGGAAGCCAGCAAAAACGATGCTTACGAGGAAATGCTGTACCTACTGGAGAACATACGTTACGCCATTATTGAAGCACCACACAATGCCGATCACCAGTTAAAACATCTCGCCAAGCAATACAATATAGATGCGAGGGAATTATCGAGGTGTTACCGGAAAAGATATAACGAATACCTGGAAGAAACAGTAAGAGAAAACCTGATGATTAAGGCTATGGCCATGATCACAGAAACCAGGACATCGTTTGAAGAGATAAGTATGCAGTTGGGTTATGCAGACAGGCGTGTATTCAGCAGGGCTATTAAAAGAGAGCTGGGATTAACACCTGATGAGTTAAGGAAAAAACACAGGCAACCACAGGTAAATACTACAACTCAAATGCTCCCAACTATAGTTTAG
- a CDS encoding helix-turn-helix domain-containing protein codes for MKVFATSNPADDKGTEVPVPAAYRQYIVPVNHGNHSCRRYDFGYIISQEIPVGKHTFHRFYTISDRSITLYPFHDESSIGIMYNLKGSYSCQITPYTELLQTRTGDYGPYYAPVGANEVQVGPGFSGALQILLQTDELLEGLAEVIPDMKILLNLALQHSPKGRPVALLRMNTVVRDQVNRVGLYDPKIQHHSIYFHSILYILATELTKHLHEYNRQKSDGETSREKVERVHDFILESPSLRTCTMDYLSQLAGLSEASLRKTFKQLYNQPIQNFVRTQCLQKAADLLRQDTDMRIEDIAYEVGYANQANLSNAFKAMYGMYPRDYRRSM; via the coding sequence ATGAAAGTATTCGCCACATCGAACCCTGCAGATGACAAGGGAACAGAAGTACCGGTACCAGCCGCTTACCGTCAATATATTGTACCTGTTAACCATGGTAACCATTCCTGCAGACGCTATGACTTTGGTTATATCATCAGCCAGGAAATACCTGTAGGGAAACATACTTTTCACCGGTTCTATACCATCAGCGACCGCAGCATCACGCTTTATCCTTTTCATGATGAATCGTCCATCGGCATTATGTATAACCTGAAAGGTTCTTATAGCTGCCAGATCACTCCCTACACCGAGCTCCTTCAAACGCGCACGGGAGATTATGGTCCTTATTATGCTCCTGTTGGCGCCAATGAAGTGCAGGTTGGTCCGGGGTTTTCCGGGGCACTACAAATACTTTTACAAACAGATGAATTACTGGAAGGACTGGCAGAGGTAATACCTGATATGAAGATCCTGCTTAATCTTGCCTTGCAACATTCTCCCAAAGGGAGGCCAGTAGCCTTATTACGCATGAACACGGTAGTGAGAGACCAGGTAAACCGGGTAGGGCTTTACGATCCCAAGATCCAGCATCATAGCATTTATTTTCATAGCATCCTTTACATACTGGCTACGGAGCTCACCAAACATTTACATGAGTACAACCGGCAAAAAAGTGATGGAGAAACCTCCCGGGAAAAAGTTGAAAGGGTGCATGATTTTATCCTCGAAAGCCCCAGCTTAAGAACCTGTACCATGGATTATTTGTCACAGCTGGCCGGCTTAAGTGAAGCCAGTTTGCGGAAAACATTCAAGCAGCTTTATAATCAGCCTATTCAAAATTTTGTGCGTACCCAATGCCTGCAAAAAGCGGCCGACCTGTTGCGACAAGATACGGATATGCGGATAGAGGATATTGCTTATGAAGTGGGCTATGCCAACCAGGCCAATTTAAGCAATGCTTTCAAAGCCATGTATGGTATGTATCCCAGGGATTACCGCCGATCGATGTAA